A genome region from Pan paniscus chromosome 17, NHGRI_mPanPan1-v2.0_pri, whole genome shotgun sequence includes the following:
- the MC2R gene encoding adrenocorticotropic hormone receptor, whose protein sequence is MKHIINSYENINNTARNNSDCPHVVLPEEIFFTISIVGVLENLIVLLAVFKNKNLQAPMYFFICSLAISDMLGSLYKILENILIILRNMGYLKPRGSFETTADDIIDSLFVLSLLGSIFSLSVIAADRYITIFHALRYHSIVTMRRTVVVLTVIWTFCTGTGITMVIFSHHVPTVITFTSLFPLMLVFILCLYVHMFLLARSHTRKISTLPRANMKGAITLTILLGVFIFCWAPFVLHVLLMTFCPSNPYCACYMSLFQVNGMLIMCNAVIDPFIYAFRSPELRDAFKKMIFCSRYW, encoded by the coding sequence ATGAAGCACATTATCAACTCGTATGAAAACATCAACAACACAGCAAGAAATAATTCCGACTGTCCTCATGTGGTTTTGCCGGAGGAGATATTTTTCACAATTTCCATCGTTGGAGTTTTGGAGAATCTGATCGTCCTGCTGGCTGTGTTCAAGAATAAGAATCTCCAGGCACCCATGTACTTTTTCATCTGTAGCTTGGCCATATCTGATATGCTGGGCAGCCTATATAAGATCTTGGAAAATATCCTGATCATATTGAGAAACATGGGCTATCTCAAGCCACGTGGCAGTTTCGAAACCACAGCCGATGACATCATCGACTCCCTGTTTGTCCTCTCCCTGCTTGGCTCCATCTTCAGCCTGTCTGTGATTGCTGCCGACCGCTACATCACCATCTTCCACGCACTGCGGTACCACAGCATCGTGACCATGCGCCGCACTGTGGTGGTGCTTACGGTCATCTGGACGTTCTGCACGGGGACTGGCATCACCATGGTGATCTTCTCCCATCATGTGCCCACAGTGATCACCTTCACGTCGCTGTTCCCGCTGATGCTGGTCTTCATCCTGTGCCTCTATGTGCACATGTTCCTGCTGGCTCGATCCCACACCAGGAAGATCTCCACCCTCCCCAGAGCCAACATGAAAGGGGCCATCACACTGACCATCCTGCTCGGGGTCTTCATCTTCTGCTGGGCCCCCTTTGTGCTTCATGTCCTCTTGATGACATTCTGCCCAAGTAACCCCTACTGCGCCTGCTACATGTCTCTCTTCCAGGTGAACGGCATGTTGATCATGTGCAATGCCGTCATTGACCCCTTCATATATGCCTTCCGGAGCCCAGAGCTCAGGGACGCATTCAAAAAGATGATCTTCTGCAGCAGGTACTGGTAG